In Lolium rigidum isolate FL_2022 chromosome 7, APGP_CSIRO_Lrig_0.1, whole genome shotgun sequence, the DNA window GTCTTTTGCTGTCTGAACTGTCATTCGAAAAGCATATACTTTTTGTTGTTGTGCATTCTTTCCCTTAAGCAACACTCTAAACGATCGTTGTTTGCCGAGTTCACCAGTATAATCTAAGTATATATGAtaaggtgtcaaggtgggatcccaccGAGATTTCACTTATGGTGTATTTTGcatttttagttcaaattttagtTTCAAAATTTACACTAGAAAAAGAAAATGCACTACAAGTGGGACTTAGATAGGACCCCGCTTGACACTAATGACATGGACGGCAGGCTAATTTGTCTTGCTGCTCCTTCTTGGCACCAAGGTAATTTTCAGCTGCCGAAGGTCCGGAAAGTGGAAACCATGACACGTAGTGCAATTCCCCTCGCAATTCTCAGGTGATTTCGAGAACACACGAAGAGGCGAGCCTCCAATACCACCACTATTCTTTTTTTCTCCTGAGCCGCTGTATATTATGGACTGCAATGTCTAGCTTGCTTGTGGATTCGGCACATCTGCGTCTGATTATTGGCGCAATTAGGAGGCGTCCTTGATCAACATGGCTTTCCCCTCTCTGAGTTGTCCTAAACTTGGACTCCATCTGCCAACAACCATTCACGACTGCTGCCGCCGCTAGTACCCAAATTAAACGGACCAAGTAGCTGGCATTGCCCTAGTTTTGGTCACTTGTGACGACAATTGGAACAAACGTGGTGTACTTCCCGTCCGTCCAGAGGATTATATGCATGAGAAGCTTCCGACCCCGTTGTCATTGCTCCAAAAGGTGAAAGAATCGCCGTGTCCCACTGTCCCACGCCGGTAATCTACGCGTCTATCTAGTCCGTTTCTCTCGTGTGCTTCAGTTGTAGCATGAATGTATGATTGCTTGGGCACATGGAGTCATGGATGGATTGCTAGATCGAAATTAAACatggctctcacttctctctctcgCCTGCAAAATACACTCTCATTTTCTTACGCTGAAAATGTACTCGTCACTCTCTACTGAATAACTTCCACCGGAACCAAGTGATTTCTGAGAGCAAACGTTTGATAGGATCGTGCCCGTCCTAGGTGTGTATGCTTTGTGTTCTTCTGTGAAGGGATGAACTAGACCCGACCACTGTGGGCGGCTGGCTGCTTGCCTGCACACGGAATGAGGCCGGTGACTGATACATGCATGGGGACCCATTCATTTATCAgttgtgcttcttcttcttccttgtggTCGTCCACTTTATCAGGTATCTTCCTTTGGGCCCGTCTCGTTTGATGTGGACGCCCTACCGGTCTCTCACTTGCGACTGGAAGCTCTCTTTCACTTTCAACTTTTGCACCGGAAGCTCTCCTGTTGCCCTCAAATTATCCACACTAGGCTTGATCCATTGTCGTGAAAGATCATTCATCCGTAGTGAGATCTTGATGGAGATGTGCACCGGACTTGCAGGTGAGGTCGTAAATAACCTACGGCAAGGACATCAATTCACGCGACTAAGAAGAAATCTTGATCGATAACGACTCTTCGGTAATACTAGTAGAATGCTCCCCTCGAACCCCCGTATTCCATAGTGCGAACGAATGCGCGGCCTCGCATGATCGCATCACACACTTGCGCAACAAAGCCCACTTTTCCTTCATTGCTTTTCTCTAACTTTTTGTATCGTATCGGAGGAACTAAAGGCGCTCCTTTTCTGTCCCTAATCTGCACTTCTCCACCTTGGCCTTGCAAATCATTGCTGCCTTTGGAACCTACCACTCACCGCACCGGCCACCGCCAGCCCCATTCCTCCACCAGACCATCACCATTGATTAACCAACTATTTCTGTGAGGCTTGCAATTCGACTACTAATTACTGTCATCATCGGTCGATCAATATGTATCAGTTCACATGGTTCAAAGGAAAATTACTCTGTGCCAACTAACACCACACACCACCATGCAATCTGCGCTCTGCTCTGCTGGTCCTTCACACTTGTCAGTCCTTCACACTGACCAATGCTGATCTTCTCCAACTCATAACCCCACAATCAATCGACAATCTCCTGCCAATCCCTGATATATATATACGCGCGCCCCCTATAACCCTCAGCCTTCTCTTCTACCCTTGTGTCTCGTCTCACAGCTAGAAGAATATCACAGCCTCAGAGCTACATCACCCTGCATCGTGCAGCACCCATCACACCCTGCTGAGTCGATCAGGGTGATCACCATCGACCGATCATGACGATCAAGGACTGCGGAGGCCACAAGGGCGTCAGCTCCGCCTGCCAGTGCCACCGCGAGAAGCTGTACCGCAAGCTCCGCACGGCGGCGATCGCCTTCGTCCTCTTCGCCCTCTTCGTCATCCTGATCGTCTACCTCGTCCTGCACCCCCACAAGCCCCAGTTCTACCTGCAGGACCTCGCCGTGCTCTGCCTCAACGTCACGCCCCCCGCCTCCGCGTACCTCTTCACCACCATGCAGGCCACCGTGGCGGCGCGCAACCCCAACGCCCGTGTCGGCGTCTACTACGACTCCGCCGACGTGTACGCGCAGTACAAGGGCGCGCCCATCACCGTGCCCACCCGGCTCCCCGTCGAGTACCAGGGCCACCGCGACCAGTCCGTGTGGTCGCCGTATTTGAGGTCCATGGACAACGTCGAGCTgtcgcccgagctcgccgtcTCGCTGGCCCAGGACGAGACCGCCGGGTACGTGCTCATCGACATCCGCGTCGAGGGGCTGGTCAGGTGGAAGGTGGGCACCAGCTGGATCTCCGGGCATTACCATCTGGAGGTGAACTGCCCCGCGCTCATCAGGGTGAACGAGGGGAAGGGCAGCTACGGCgccaccaccggcggcggcaccGAGTACTTCCGGTTCCAGCAGGCGGCGGCCTGCAACGTTGACGTCTGAATGATTTCGAGTTCGTTCGGTTGGTCCAAGTGTCTAGAGGAAATTGATTCTTCATGTCGGTAGATTCTTGCTTCGTTTTGTACTAAGTTTCTTTCTCCTCTTTTGACTCAATTAGTCAATTGTCGTTCTTCTCGGCGGAACGGATGGTCGGTTAGTAGAGAAATGAATATTACCCAAGGTCTGAAGCTTCGATTGCTTTTCTTGTTCGTTAGCAACTTGGTTGGTTCGAGTCTAGCTTGGAGTGGAAGGGAATTTATGGGAGAAAAGGACTAATATGGAGTAAGCGTTAAGTGTATATCTCTGAAGCTCGTGACTAAGGCTTCGTTATTACTGCTCCATTTGAGTAGCTAGCTATATGTTCATAAGCAAGAGTGTCGGTTTAGTTACTCCAAAGCTTTCTTTCGATTTTTCCGATGGAACCAGGCAACAGGCGATCGTTTTTTGCTTGTGCTTTGAGAGGTACAGAACGTCTCCATCGGATATCAAACTAGCTGTTAGCTCAAAGTGTTATTCTGAAGGGACCAAGAATTAAATCTCTGATCACGAAATTCTCCTGCCTAGTCCTATGTGGCTTAATTAGTGATGAGTGCACCAATGACAAGGTGTGTAGCTGGATTTGTGCGCTTGGCTGGAAACCAGGCCGGGCACGTCACCGGCGCACACGCACATGCGCGCTGATTGTGACGCAGCCGCTATATTATCTCTTAGACCTCAATCGCGCGACGTACTTTGTGATTGACCTCAAGGTCATTCACAATTCTGTCGAAGATACGTGTATTCTTCATCACCTACGCTAGGTACACAGATTGCCGGCACTTAAAAGTGCCGCTAATTCtaccaaaagtgccggcaatagtTTTTAGAGGCAGAAAAAATGCCAGTATTTAATCCAAATGGTGAGGTCATTTACGACTTTTCAGAAAATGCCATTAATTGTCTTTTCAGGCACTTCCAGAAATGCCACTAGTTACTATTTTCGGCACTTTTGAAAGATGCCGCGAAATCTTTTTAGCGGCATTTTTAAAAGATGCCGTTGAATCTTTTTACCGGCACTTTTGAAGATGCCTTCGAAtatttttgccggcacttttgaagatgccttcgaatatttttgccggcacttttgaagatgccttcgtaatatttttgccggcacttttgaaagATGCCTTCTATTACATTTGGAGGCTGTTTTCAACAATGTTTTTAATTATGTTTGTAGGCACTATTGAGGACTGCCATTAATTCTTTGCAGGCATTTTTCAAAATTGCCAAATTCAAAACAAGGCAATAATCATAGTACCTTTATATTGCTTGGCATTTTGATCCAACACAGCGACATGATCATGCATTAAAATTATAACCAGGCATCTAAATTACATGATGCGACCAATATTTGCAAGCAACATTGTGTCAACATGGTCTCATTGCAACATTTGCAAGCAACATGGTGTCAACATGGTCTAGAACGAACATTTCCATGTAGCATCTAAATTACAGAATCTAATTACAGGATCTTTAACCCCGTGCATGGAGTCCAAGCATCTAACTTACAGGACCTGAACTGTACTGCTCCAAAAAAAAGACAATGATCCTCACCAAAAAGATAATGTTCCTCACAAAAAAGATGCAGGTATACTTCCAGTCCCAGCACTTCCAGTAACTTATCCTGACAAAAAAACAGAGTAAAGCTTCCAATAATGCAAGTATGCATACAACAATTATGGACACATAGGCAAACAATATTCAGAGATTTGTTGCTCTACATGAACAAAGC includes these proteins:
- the LOC124669887 gene encoding NDR1/HIN1-like protein 1, with product MTIKDCGGHKGVSSACQCHREKLYRKLRTAAIAFVLFALFVILIVYLVLHPHKPQFYLQDLAVLCLNVTPPASAYLFTTMQATVAARNPNARVGVYYDSADVYAQYKGAPITVPTRLPVEYQGHRDQSVWSPYLRSMDNVELSPELAVSLAQDETAGYVLIDIRVEGLVRWKVGTSWISGHYHLEVNCPALIRVNEGKGSYGATTGGGTEYFRFQQAAACNVDV